In a single window of the Alosa sapidissima isolate fAloSap1 chromosome 18, fAloSap1.pri, whole genome shotgun sequence genome:
- the agfg2 gene encoding arf-GAP domain and FG repeat-containing protein 2 isoform X1, which translates to MSNRKHRDNQEICARRVRELAQAAVNKHCFECGQPGVTYINITVGCFVCTSCSGMLRGLNPPHRVKSISMTTFSQQEVEFLQNHGNEVGKRTWLCTFDPKTDGCFDARDSQKLKEFLQDKYERKKWHFSKSKNRRDIEGPFSPGMQNLPQAHAGPLQNQLPSHTMPHGTHQNQMPSHAMPHGTHQNQMPSHAMPHGSRPIRTLVRSQSQMSCWDRPPMVSPADMRTDVFTARPTRSQSFRDPPIKDTMLSGVERQRPGSLSSGMRDQNHPTSFPALPRPSASSTFKNNFTLGRTLSASGGGAPFRVFPKSLSVDFGGLGQQHTALSTAPPPKASGPSQDKYAPLSQLDSVFLENTPASTAPSTGPSQYSALFGSRVSTSSTPPASSPGVTDPGTQTFANFPNPFNSTSTSQPALSPSNPFKCATPDDSSAFVSTPSSIFPQSASFSATTTTQNAFPLEQANKQETNGFTLFPAPEAAPKVPRPMSVNPFTGTVYPSKGTSRNPFI; encoded by the exons ATGTCGAATCGAAAACACCGGGACAACCAAGAGATATGCGCCCGCAGGGTGAGGGAGCTCGCTCAGGCTGCAGTCAACAAACACTGCTTCGAGTGCGGACAGCCTGGAGTGACATACATCAATATCACCGTGGGCTGCTTCGTGTGTACGTCGTGCTCCGGAATGTT GAGAGGACTCAACCCTCCCCACAGAGTCAAGTCCATCTCCATGACAACCTTCTCCCAACAGGAAGTTGAATTTCTCCAAAACCATGGCAACGAG GTTGGGAAGAGGACTTGGCTCTGCACCTTTGACCCAAAAACGGATGGATGCTTTGATGCCCGAGATTCCCAGAAACTGAAGGAGTTTCTTCAGGACAAATATGAGAGGAAGAAATG gcaTTTTTCAAAGAGCAAGAACCGGCGGGACATAGAAGGACCCTTCAGCCCTGGAATGCAGAACCTGCCGCAGGCCCACGCCGGACCCCTGCAGAACCAGCTGCCCAGTCACACCATGCCTCACGGAACCCACCAGAACCAGATGCCCAGTCACGCCATGCCTCACGGAACCCACCAGAACCAGATGCCCAGTCACGCCATGCCTCACGGGTCCAGACCCATTCGCACGCtggtgagg TCCCAGTCTCAGATGTCCTGCTGGGACAGACCGCCTATGGTGTCCCCTGCGGATATGCGCACGGACGTCTTCACCGCCCGACCCACGCGCTCCCAAAGCTTCAGAGACCCTCCCATCAAAG ATACTATGTTAAGTGGGGTGGAAAGACAGAGGCCAGGGTCATTGTCCTCGGGTATGAGAGACCAAAATCACCCAACATCCTTTCCTGCCCTCCCTCGTCcgtcag CCAGTAGCACTTTTAAAAACAACTTCACCCTAG GTCGTACACTCTCCGCCTCTGGAGGCGGGGCTCCGTTCAGGGTGTTCCCCAAGTCTCTCAGTGTGGATTTCGGAGGTCTGGGTCAGCAACACACCGCCCTCagcactgccccccctcccaaaGCGTCTGGGCCCTCCCAAGACAAGTACGCCCCCCTGTCGCAACTTGACAGCGTGTTCTTGGAAAACACACCTGCCAGCACAG CCCCCTCTACTGGTCCATCACAGTACAGCGCCCTATTTGGCAGCAGAGTGTCAACAAGCTCCACTCCTCCAGCAAG TTCACCTGGTGTGACAGATCCAGGCACCCAAACTTTTGCAA ACTTTCCCAACCCGTTcaactccacctccacctcacaGCCCGCCCTGTCTCCCAGCAACCCTTTCAAGTGTGCCACACCAG ATGACTCAAGTGCGTTTGTCTCCACCCCTTCGTCCATTTTCCCCCAATCGGCTTCCTTCTCAGCGACCACCACTACCCAAAATGCGTTTCCACTTGAGCAAGCCAACAAGCAGGAAACTAATG GTTTCACCTTGTTCCCTGCGCCTGAAGCTGCACCCAAAGTTCCACGCCCAATGTCGGTGAATCCGTTCACT GGGACTGTTTACCCCAGCAAAGGAACGTCACGCAACCCCTTCATCTGA
- the agfg2 gene encoding arf-GAP domain and FG repeat-containing protein 2 isoform X2 has protein sequence MSNRKHRDNQEICARRVRELAQAAVNKHCFECGQPGVTYINITVGCFVCTSCSGMLRGLNPPHRVKSISMTTFSQQEVEFLQNHGNEVGKRTWLCTFDPKTDGCFDARDSQKLKEFLQDKYERKKWHFSKSKNRRDIEGPFSPGMQNLPQAHAGPLQNQLPSHTMPHGTHQNQMPSHAMPHGTHQNQMPSHAMPHGSRPIRTLSQSQMSCWDRPPMVSPADMRTDVFTARPTRSQSFRDPPIKDTMLSGVERQRPGSLSSGMRDQNHPTSFPALPRPSASSTFKNNFTLGRTLSASGGGAPFRVFPKSLSVDFGGLGQQHTALSTAPPPKASGPSQDKYAPLSQLDSVFLENTPASTAPSTGPSQYSALFGSRVSTSSTPPASSPGVTDPGTQTFANFPNPFNSTSTSQPALSPSNPFKCATPDDSSAFVSTPSSIFPQSASFSATTTTQNAFPLEQANKQETNGFTLFPAPEAAPKVPRPMSVNPFTGTVYPSKGTSRNPFI, from the exons ATGTCGAATCGAAAACACCGGGACAACCAAGAGATATGCGCCCGCAGGGTGAGGGAGCTCGCTCAGGCTGCAGTCAACAAACACTGCTTCGAGTGCGGACAGCCTGGAGTGACATACATCAATATCACCGTGGGCTGCTTCGTGTGTACGTCGTGCTCCGGAATGTT GAGAGGACTCAACCCTCCCCACAGAGTCAAGTCCATCTCCATGACAACCTTCTCCCAACAGGAAGTTGAATTTCTCCAAAACCATGGCAACGAG GTTGGGAAGAGGACTTGGCTCTGCACCTTTGACCCAAAAACGGATGGATGCTTTGATGCCCGAGATTCCCAGAAACTGAAGGAGTTTCTTCAGGACAAATATGAGAGGAAGAAATG gcaTTTTTCAAAGAGCAAGAACCGGCGGGACATAGAAGGACCCTTCAGCCCTGGAATGCAGAACCTGCCGCAGGCCCACGCCGGACCCCTGCAGAACCAGCTGCCCAGTCACACCATGCCTCACGGAACCCACCAGAACCAGATGCCCAGTCACGCCATGCCTCACGGAACCCACCAGAACCAGATGCCCAGTCACGCCATGCCTCACGGGTCCAGACCCATTCGCACGCtg TCCCAGTCTCAGATGTCCTGCTGGGACAGACCGCCTATGGTGTCCCCTGCGGATATGCGCACGGACGTCTTCACCGCCCGACCCACGCGCTCCCAAAGCTTCAGAGACCCTCCCATCAAAG ATACTATGTTAAGTGGGGTGGAAAGACAGAGGCCAGGGTCATTGTCCTCGGGTATGAGAGACCAAAATCACCCAACATCCTTTCCTGCCCTCCCTCGTCcgtcag CCAGTAGCACTTTTAAAAACAACTTCACCCTAG GTCGTACACTCTCCGCCTCTGGAGGCGGGGCTCCGTTCAGGGTGTTCCCCAAGTCTCTCAGTGTGGATTTCGGAGGTCTGGGTCAGCAACACACCGCCCTCagcactgccccccctcccaaaGCGTCTGGGCCCTCCCAAGACAAGTACGCCCCCCTGTCGCAACTTGACAGCGTGTTCTTGGAAAACACACCTGCCAGCACAG CCCCCTCTACTGGTCCATCACAGTACAGCGCCCTATTTGGCAGCAGAGTGTCAACAAGCTCCACTCCTCCAGCAAG TTCACCTGGTGTGACAGATCCAGGCACCCAAACTTTTGCAA ACTTTCCCAACCCGTTcaactccacctccacctcacaGCCCGCCCTGTCTCCCAGCAACCCTTTCAAGTGTGCCACACCAG ATGACTCAAGTGCGTTTGTCTCCACCCCTTCGTCCATTTTCCCCCAATCGGCTTCCTTCTCAGCGACCACCACTACCCAAAATGCGTTTCCACTTGAGCAAGCCAACAAGCAGGAAACTAATG GTTTCACCTTGTTCCCTGCGCCTGAAGCTGCACCCAAAGTTCCACGCCCAATGTCGGTGAATCCGTTCACT GGGACTGTTTACCCCAGCAAAGGAACGTCACGCAACCCCTTCATCTGA
- the agfg2 gene encoding arf-GAP domain and FG repeat-containing protein 2 isoform X3 gives MSNRKHRDNQEICARRVRELAQAAVNKHCFECGQPGVTYINITVGCFVCTSCSGMLRGLNPPHRVKSISMTTFSQQEVEFLQNHGNEVGKRTWLCTFDPKTDGCFDARDSQKLKEFLQDKYERKKWHFSKSKNRRDIEGPFSPGMQNLPQAHAGPLQNQLPSHTMPHGTHQNQMPSHAMPHGTHQNQMPSHAMPHGSRPIRTLVRSQSQMSCWDRPPMVSPADMRTDVFTARPTRSQSFRDPPIKDTMLSGVERQRPGSLSSGMRDQNHPTSFPALPRPSGRTLSASGGGAPFRVFPKSLSVDFGGLGQQHTALSTAPPPKASGPSQDKYAPLSQLDSVFLENTPASTAPSTGPSQYSALFGSRVSTSSTPPASSPGVTDPGTQTFANFPNPFNSTSTSQPALSPSNPFKCATPDDSSAFVSTPSSIFPQSASFSATTTTQNAFPLEQANKQETNGFTLFPAPEAAPKVPRPMSVNPFTGTVYPSKGTSRNPFI, from the exons ATGTCGAATCGAAAACACCGGGACAACCAAGAGATATGCGCCCGCAGGGTGAGGGAGCTCGCTCAGGCTGCAGTCAACAAACACTGCTTCGAGTGCGGACAGCCTGGAGTGACATACATCAATATCACCGTGGGCTGCTTCGTGTGTACGTCGTGCTCCGGAATGTT GAGAGGACTCAACCCTCCCCACAGAGTCAAGTCCATCTCCATGACAACCTTCTCCCAACAGGAAGTTGAATTTCTCCAAAACCATGGCAACGAG GTTGGGAAGAGGACTTGGCTCTGCACCTTTGACCCAAAAACGGATGGATGCTTTGATGCCCGAGATTCCCAGAAACTGAAGGAGTTTCTTCAGGACAAATATGAGAGGAAGAAATG gcaTTTTTCAAAGAGCAAGAACCGGCGGGACATAGAAGGACCCTTCAGCCCTGGAATGCAGAACCTGCCGCAGGCCCACGCCGGACCCCTGCAGAACCAGCTGCCCAGTCACACCATGCCTCACGGAACCCACCAGAACCAGATGCCCAGTCACGCCATGCCTCACGGAACCCACCAGAACCAGATGCCCAGTCACGCCATGCCTCACGGGTCCAGACCCATTCGCACGCtggtgagg TCCCAGTCTCAGATGTCCTGCTGGGACAGACCGCCTATGGTGTCCCCTGCGGATATGCGCACGGACGTCTTCACCGCCCGACCCACGCGCTCCCAAAGCTTCAGAGACCCTCCCATCAAAG ATACTATGTTAAGTGGGGTGGAAAGACAGAGGCCAGGGTCATTGTCCTCGGGTATGAGAGACCAAAATCACCCAACATCCTTTCCTGCCCTCCCTCGTCcgtcag GTCGTACACTCTCCGCCTCTGGAGGCGGGGCTCCGTTCAGGGTGTTCCCCAAGTCTCTCAGTGTGGATTTCGGAGGTCTGGGTCAGCAACACACCGCCCTCagcactgccccccctcccaaaGCGTCTGGGCCCTCCCAAGACAAGTACGCCCCCCTGTCGCAACTTGACAGCGTGTTCTTGGAAAACACACCTGCCAGCACAG CCCCCTCTACTGGTCCATCACAGTACAGCGCCCTATTTGGCAGCAGAGTGTCAACAAGCTCCACTCCTCCAGCAAG TTCACCTGGTGTGACAGATCCAGGCACCCAAACTTTTGCAA ACTTTCCCAACCCGTTcaactccacctccacctcacaGCCCGCCCTGTCTCCCAGCAACCCTTTCAAGTGTGCCACACCAG ATGACTCAAGTGCGTTTGTCTCCACCCCTTCGTCCATTTTCCCCCAATCGGCTTCCTTCTCAGCGACCACCACTACCCAAAATGCGTTTCCACTTGAGCAAGCCAACAAGCAGGAAACTAATG GTTTCACCTTGTTCCCTGCGCCTGAAGCTGCACCCAAAGTTCCACGCCCAATGTCGGTGAATCCGTTCACT GGGACTGTTTACCCCAGCAAAGGAACGTCACGCAACCCCTTCATCTGA